A single window of Hyla sarda isolate aHylSar1 chromosome 2, aHylSar1.hap1, whole genome shotgun sequence DNA harbors:
- the LOC130356211 gene encoding uncharacterized protein LOC130356211 isoform X2, which translates to MEAREAMWSSQVGTVFSTDTNVPVDKDFTQLTKEIIEVQRQITQVWWNIKSLEEYARLGIFPRGLRVQIFPALEVTTEFKEVWETGLAKCSVILLDMLVAHDKDLLVNCKSKLQDLETQLLVFDKEKLVGPFQVKLKDMMDKYEKEIMEGKKTKFNRDRDYDRHEVYRWRHRGNRRYWKKGQTNNSVTPPAQPGSSNVSSSDFFINKRHRRRTRRGKRKSKKTRGQTSGTSTSIPEEIQIMEGEVHPSDTAPVDLPENQLQIINLSSYILTETEKSVLARGLSFSPMNSVDRFDLTKDTYLFCRKLVLKLLHSQPSVLDNMEHNDEQIMRDLVDLLEENETGSNLTRQETQAIYKLQKNDEFLIKEADEGGNVVLWPTAMYIKEAMRQLNNSRYYQHLPSDPTEYFQRKYFHILDTAFEFGIISKKEQSFLQPLVTSLLSYIRDSMPPIQMTQDLILPEQTLLVTCDVESLYSNISHKDGVKAVDNFFQQQVSRDREFDVFLLRLLDFVLKHNFFTFDGRYYLQVSGTKMGARCAPSYANLFLGWWEGAHVYPSPYFNKVLRWFRFIDDVFFLWQGSREECLEFISFLNNNDLNIHLTTNISSVSVEFLDIQLTVADGRLETKLFRKLTATNSLLHFTSFHPSHTLSGIPTGQFLRVKRNCSNNQDFREQCNELTSRFNQKGYPKKIISRAYRRAQTTDRKNLLLPNSNTKPKVDETLRFVSTYNNQWGRIKDILTDNWNILLSDARVRAVIPERPLLVSRRAPNLKDLFTRSHFQKPTRQTGTGTRYVGSFPCGNCNICQYMTPTRTFLNPLDGREYKLKKYVNCKSTQVIYAIICPCRKVYIGTPTEAFINYWIG; encoded by the exons ATGGAGGCCAGAGAGGCTATGTGGTCTAGCCAAGTTGGTACAGTTTTCAGTACAGATACTAATGTTCCAGTTGACAAAGATTTTACGCAACTGACCAAAGAAATCATTGAAGTGCAAAGACAGATCACTCAAGTATGGTGGAACATAAAAAGCCTTGAGGAGTATGCCAGGCTAGGTATATTCCCCAGAGGACTTAGAGTCCAGATCTTTCCAGCCTTGGAGGTTACCACAGAGTTTAAGGAAGTGTGGGAGACAGGCCTAGCTAAGTGCTCAGTGATATTACTGGATATGCTTGTGGCTCATGATAAAGATTTGTTGGTAAATTGCAAGAGTAAATTACAGGATTTGGAAACTCAATTGTTGGTTTTTGATAAAGAAAAACTGGTAGGGCCCTTCCAGGTTAAATTAAAGGACATGATGGACAAATATGAAAAGGAGATCATGGAGGGTAAAAAGACGAAATTCAATAGAGATCGAGATTACGATCGCCATGAGGTGTATAGGTGGAGACATAGAGGCAATCGCCGGTATTGGAAAAAGGGTCAGACAAACAATAGTGTGACTCCCCCTGCACAACCTGGTAGCTCTAATGTCAGCAGTAGTGATTTTTTTATCAACAAGCGACACAGACGGAGGACAAGAAGGGGCAAACGCAAATCCAAAAAAACGAGAGGCCAGACATCGGGGACCTCCACCAGTATACCGGAAGAAATACAGATAATGGAAGGAGAAGTGCACCCCTCGGACACGGCTCCGGTTGATTTACCAGAAAACCAACTACAGATTATAAATCTTTCTTCATATATTTTAACAGAAACTGAAAAGTCAGTATTGGCTAGAGGATTATCCTTTTCCCCTATGAATTCAGTGGATAGGTTTGATTTAACTAAAGATACATATTTATTTTGCAGGAAACTTGTTCTGAAGCTATTACATTCACAACCATCAGTATTGGACAATATGGAACATAATGATGAGCAGATAATGCGGGACCTAGTTGACCTTTTGGAGGAAAATGAGACAG GATCCAATCTTACGAGACAGGAGACGCAAGCCATCTATAAATTGCAAAAGAATGATGAATTCCTAATAAAGGAAGCTGATGAAGGTGGTAATGTGGTGCTGTGGCCCACTGCAATGTATATAAAGGAAGCCATGAGACAACTGAACAATTCTAGATACTACCAGCATTTACCTTCTGATCCTACGGAATATTTCCAGAGAAAATATTTCCATATTCTGGATACAGCGTTTGAATTTGGAATCATTAGCAAAAAGGAACAATCATTTCTACAG CCTCTGGTCACTTCTCTGCTCTCATATATTCGCGATTCCATGCCTCCGATACAGATGACACAAGATCTGATATTGCCAGAACAAACCCTACTAGTAACTTGTGATGTTGAATCGCTATACTCTAACATATCCCACAAGGATGGTGTGAAGGCGGTGGATAATTTTTTTCAGCAGCAGGTGAGTAGGGATAGGGAATTTGATGTTTTTCTGTTAAGACTTCTGGATTTTGTtttgaaacacaatttttttacatttgatggACGATATTATTTGCAGGTTTCGGGTACGAAGATGGGTGCGCGTTGTGCCCCCTCCTATGCCAATCTATTTTTGGGTTGGTGGGAGGGGGCACACGTGTATCCATCGCCGTACTTCAATAAGGTCTTACGTTGGTTTAGGTTCATTGACGACGTTTTCTTTCTGTGGCAAGGATCTAGAGAAGAATGTCTTGAGTTTATTTCTTTTCTTAATAACAATGATCTCAATATCCATCTGACCACCAATATCTCCTCAGTTTCAGTTGAGTTCCTGGATATACAATTGACGGTTGCTGATGGACGATTGGAGACTAAACTCTTTCGCAAACTCACTGCGACCAACAGTTTGCTGCATTTTACTTCCTTTCACCCATCACATACATTGAGTGGGATACCGACAGGACAGTTCCTTAGGGTGAAACGAAACTGCAGCAACAATCAGGATTTCAGAGAGCAGTGTAATGAGCTCACCAGTAGATTCAATCAAAAGGGGTATCCCAAGAAGATCATATCCAGAGCATATCGAAGGGCACAGACTACAGATAGGAAGAATCTATTGCTTCCCAACTCCAATACTAAACCAAAAGTTGATGAAACATTAAGATTTGTCTCCACCTATAATAACCAATGGGGAAGGATCAAGGACATTCTAACAGATAACTGGAACATTTTGCTTTCAGATGCCAGAGTACGAGCAGTCATTCCGGAAAGACCCTTATTGGTCTCTAGACGTGCCCCTAATTTGAAGGACTTATTTACCAGAAGCCACTTCCAGAAACCAACTCGACAGACTGGAACAGGCACCAGATATGTGGGATCATTTCCTTGTGGAAATTGTAATATTTGCCAATACATGACACCTACCCGGACTTTCTTGAATCCTTTGGACGGCAGGGAATATAAACTCAAAAAGTATGTTAACTGTAAGAGTACACAAGTCATATATGCCATAATTTGCCCATGCAGAAAAGTATATATAGGAACGCCTACAGAAGCATTTATCAACTACTGGATTGGCTAA
- the LOC130356211 gene encoding uncharacterized protein LOC130356211 isoform X1, which yields MEAREAMWSSQVGTVFSTDTNVPVDKDFTQLTKEIIEVQRQITQVWWNIKSLEEYARLGIFPRGLRVQIFPALEVTTEFKEVWETGLAKCSVILLDMLVAHDKDLLVNCKSKLQDLETQLLVFDKEKLVGPFQVKLKDMMDKYEKEIMEGKKTKFNRDRDYDRHEVYRWRHRGNRRYWKKGQTNNSVTPPAQPGSSNVSSSDFFINKRHRRRTRRGKRKSKKTRGQTSGTSTSIPEEIQIMEGEVHPSDTAPVDLPENQLQIINLSSYILTETEKSVLARGLSFSPMNSVDRFDLTKDTYLFCRKLVLKLLHSQPSVLDNMEHNDEQIMRDLVDLLEENETGRMPGDRCPCRIPSKTAPPLSLFPVVQVFFQTVKMAIHRLPSNSFSGSNLTRQETQAIYKLQKNDEFLIKEADEGGNVVLWPTAMYIKEAMRQLNNSRYYQHLPSDPTEYFQRKYFHILDTAFEFGIISKKEQSFLQMTQDLILPEQTLLVTCDVESLYSNISHKDGVKAVDNFFQQQVSRDREFDVFLLRLLDFVLKHNFFTFDGRYYLQVSGTKMGARCAPSYANLFLGWWEGAHVYPSPYFNKVLRWFRFIDDVFFLWQGSREECLEFISFLNNNDLNIHLTTNISSVSVEFLDIQLTVADGRLETKLFRKLTATNSLLHFTSFHPSHTLSGIPTGQFLRVKRNCSNNQDFREQCNELTSRFNQKGYPKKIISRAYRRAQTTDRKNLLLPNSNTKPKVDETLRFVSTYNNQWGRIKDILTDNWNILLSDARVRAVIPERPLLVSRRAPNLKDLFTRSHFQKPTRQTGTGTRYVGSFPCGNCNICQYMTPTRTFLNPLDGREYKLKKYVNCKSTQVIYAIICPCRKVYIGTPTEAFINYWIG from the exons ATGGAGGCCAGAGAGGCTATGTGGTCTAGCCAAGTTGGTACAGTTTTCAGTACAGATACTAATGTTCCAGTTGACAAAGATTTTACGCAACTGACCAAAGAAATCATTGAAGTGCAAAGACAGATCACTCAAGTATGGTGGAACATAAAAAGCCTTGAGGAGTATGCCAGGCTAGGTATATTCCCCAGAGGACTTAGAGTCCAGATCTTTCCAGCCTTGGAGGTTACCACAGAGTTTAAGGAAGTGTGGGAGACAGGCCTAGCTAAGTGCTCAGTGATATTACTGGATATGCTTGTGGCTCATGATAAAGATTTGTTGGTAAATTGCAAGAGTAAATTACAGGATTTGGAAACTCAATTGTTGGTTTTTGATAAAGAAAAACTGGTAGGGCCCTTCCAGGTTAAATTAAAGGACATGATGGACAAATATGAAAAGGAGATCATGGAGGGTAAAAAGACGAAATTCAATAGAGATCGAGATTACGATCGCCATGAGGTGTATAGGTGGAGACATAGAGGCAATCGCCGGTATTGGAAAAAGGGTCAGACAAACAATAGTGTGACTCCCCCTGCACAACCTGGTAGCTCTAATGTCAGCAGTAGTGATTTTTTTATCAACAAGCGACACAGACGGAGGACAAGAAGGGGCAAACGCAAATCCAAAAAAACGAGAGGCCAGACATCGGGGACCTCCACCAGTATACCGGAAGAAATACAGATAATGGAAGGAGAAGTGCACCCCTCGGACACGGCTCCGGTTGATTTACCAGAAAACCAACTACAGATTATAAATCTTTCTTCATATATTTTAACAGAAACTGAAAAGTCAGTATTGGCTAGAGGATTATCCTTTTCCCCTATGAATTCAGTGGATAGGTTTGATTTAACTAAAGATACATATTTATTTTGCAGGAAACTTGTTCTGAAGCTATTACATTCACAACCATCAGTATTGGACAATATGGAACATAATGATGAGCAGATAATGCGGGACCTAGTTGACCTTTTGGAGGAAAATGAGACAGGTAGGATGCCTGGTGATCGCTGCCCATGTAGAATTCCTTCTAAGACAGCCCCACCACTGTCCTTGTTTCCAGTGGTTCAAGTGTTCTTTCAAACGGTAAAAATGGCTATTCACAGACTTCCATCTAATTCCTTTTCAGGATCCAATCTTACGAGACAGGAGACGCAAGCCATCTATAAATTGCAAAAGAATGATGAATTCCTAATAAAGGAAGCTGATGAAGGTGGTAATGTGGTGCTGTGGCCCACTGCAATGTATATAAAGGAAGCCATGAGACAACTGAACAATTCTAGATACTACCAGCATTTACCTTCTGATCCTACGGAATATTTCCAGAGAAAATATTTCCATATTCTGGATACAGCGTTTGAATTTGGAATCATTAGCAAAAAGGAACAATCATTTCTACAG ATGACACAAGATCTGATATTGCCAGAACAAACCCTACTAGTAACTTGTGATGTTGAATCGCTATACTCTAACATATCCCACAAGGATGGTGTGAAGGCGGTGGATAATTTTTTTCAGCAGCAGGTGAGTAGGGATAGGGAATTTGATGTTTTTCTGTTAAGACTTCTGGATTTTGTtttgaaacacaatttttttacatttgatggACGATATTATTTGCAGGTTTCGGGTACGAAGATGGGTGCGCGTTGTGCCCCCTCCTATGCCAATCTATTTTTGGGTTGGTGGGAGGGGGCACACGTGTATCCATCGCCGTACTTCAATAAGGTCTTACGTTGGTTTAGGTTCATTGACGACGTTTTCTTTCTGTGGCAAGGATCTAGAGAAGAATGTCTTGAGTTTATTTCTTTTCTTAATAACAATGATCTCAATATCCATCTGACCACCAATATCTCCTCAGTTTCAGTTGAGTTCCTGGATATACAATTGACGGTTGCTGATGGACGATTGGAGACTAAACTCTTTCGCAAACTCACTGCGACCAACAGTTTGCTGCATTTTACTTCCTTTCACCCATCACATACATTGAGTGGGATACCGACAGGACAGTTCCTTAGGGTGAAACGAAACTGCAGCAACAATCAGGATTTCAGAGAGCAGTGTAATGAGCTCACCAGTAGATTCAATCAAAAGGGGTATCCCAAGAAGATCATATCCAGAGCATATCGAAGGGCACAGACTACAGATAGGAAGAATCTATTGCTTCCCAACTCCAATACTAAACCAAAAGTTGATGAAACATTAAGATTTGTCTCCACCTATAATAACCAATGGGGAAGGATCAAGGACATTCTAACAGATAACTGGAACATTTTGCTTTCAGATGCCAGAGTACGAGCAGTCATTCCGGAAAGACCCTTATTGGTCTCTAGACGTGCCCCTAATTTGAAGGACTTATTTACCAGAAGCCACTTCCAGAAACCAACTCGACAGACTGGAACAGGCACCAGATATGTGGGATCATTTCCTTGTGGAAATTGTAATATTTGCCAATACATGACACCTACCCGGACTTTCTTGAATCCTTTGGACGGCAGGGAATATAAACTCAAAAAGTATGTTAACTGTAAGAGTACACAAGTCATATATGCCATAATTTGCCCATGCAGAAAAGTATATATAGGAACGCCTACAGAAGCATTTATCAACTACTGGATTGGCTAA